Sequence from the Miscanthus floridulus cultivar M001 chromosome 16, ASM1932011v1, whole genome shotgun sequence genome:
TGCATCCAATTTTCCATTACCTGTAATATTAATCAATGTTCTTACTTCAAGGCTCAACATGATACGAGAGGCTTGGCCTACTGGCTGTCCAACTTATCCACATTGTCAGTTCTCCTGCAACGCTCATTTAAAGCCACCAGGGCAACTGTCTCAACTCCACATAGACGAAGATTTTCCTGTGAAAGGATTTTTCAAGCCAATCAAACTTCAAGCAGTGGACTTGCTTGTCTCAGTGCTCAATCAGTGGATGGAGCTAGCGTGTTTCACCAAATTGAAGCAAGATATCCGGCTTTGCTCTTCAAGCAACTAGTGGATCAGATTGAAAAGGTGTATGGAGTGATAAGCGACAAAATGAAGGGAGCTAAACCATTACTTGAGTTGTGCATACAGGTACCTCATTTCTTGAGCAAAGGAACCATCCACTGACAACTTTTCCTATTGAAAATCTGGGGAATTTCTAAATCTTTAGGATCCAAGAACTTCCTACTCAAATCAAGCAAAGGCCTTGATGTCTCCTGCTAGTGGCTTGGGCCAACAGGACCAACTCATGCATTGGAGATCATCGTGAAAATCTTCAACAGCTATTTGCATGTTCTCAGAGCCAATCATGTAGGTGCTAAATGAGCACAATCATCAATGCAGTATCCATTTGCAGTATTTCAAAAACAATGTTAATGTGGTTACTTTGTAGGTTCCCTCAATTTTGGTCCACAAATTGCTTACCCAAATATTTTCTATGGTCAATGTGCAATTGTTTAACAGGTAAGTTTTGGGTCATCCTATCATATTTTCTTCTTGGAAGTATGAACAGTTCACTTCTGTTCCTGGGGCATTCTCTTATTTGAAAACAGGCTCCTCTTGAGGCGTGAGTGCTGTTCCTTTAGCAATGGGCAATACATCAAAGATGGGCTAACTCAACTAAGATATTGGTGCAATGACGTCAGTCAAGAGGTGGTTCACTTATCTATTCTGTTGTAGTAGGATACATCGTGAAGGGTAAATTACGTAAGAACACTGGTTCACTGTTCTTAGTGTTTAACAAAACCCAAACTTTAAAACGTTACACCCAAGCTATCAAGAAGGAGCTTTGTTGTCCCTGCCCACTCCACTTTGCAATAGGaaatgtggagctatgggtgggCTCTGTTAGTCAGCCTAGGTTTGGATTTCACCACGGTGGGGTTACAAATTTCATAAAACTTTAGGGCTATATATCTGGCATTTTATGTCACAATTCGAGATATATCAGGTTTTTGAAACTAGGACCAAGAACGTGTTTTTTTGTAACTCTCATTTTTACATGCCTTTTCTTAAAATAGAAATTTTATAAATCCTTTTAAATTTATGATTTGTTTTGACCCAGTTTGCAGACTCGGCATGGGTAGCACTGAGGCATATAAACAAGCTGTTGACTTTGTGGTTTGAATCATTTTCCCCTTGAGAAGCAAACCTTTGTGGCTCTTGTACACAAACTGAACTATATGAAACtttgatactttttttttctcaaatatacCCCCTCCCCCTTCCATTCATCAGGTAATTTCTCTGAAGCCAATAAGGACATGGGAAGAAATATGCAATGATATTTGCCCGTAAGTGTTCGCTTTGTCCATGATTCTTGTGTCATTTTCTTAACACTATTTCGTACTCATTTAGCTATTTGTTTAGGCTCTCAGTTTGCCGCAGCTAGAGCGGATAGTCGGTATGTATTGGGATGATTTAAATGGAACAAATGTAACTTCAGCCGAGGTAAGACGATACATTTATTCTTGCACTGTTTGGTTCGAAATGCTATAATGTCCTCTACTATCCATAGTTCATATCAAGCATGAGAGCTATGCTGCGTGAAGAATCAAATAGCGTCTCCAGCTTTTCGGTCCTGCTGGATGATGATTCCAGGTCTATTCCCTGACAATTTATAGGCTCTATTTTTCATGCCCCCAAATGATATTTGTTCGTTACACTCGTTTCATACTTTCATTTCTCTTGCAGCATACCTTTTTCGCTTGAAGATATCTCGAAGTCGATTCCAAACATTGAGGAGACGTCAGTTAATGACCTGCTACCTTTTATCCGCGAGAACCAATTTTTTGCGTTTATATTGTAATAGAGAATGTGTAGCGGTTTCTTTACAAAACCTCCCGTTTTGTATAAGATTGCAAAGTTCTGGGTGCGGTATGAGATTTATACACGCGGGGCCCTGCAATACACGACTTCCATCGGATACAGACATATGGGTAGGCCTTGAATCATTAAGGTAACAATATGTTAATTTTAGTGACCGTCTCAGCCGCTTGGCTCTTTACAAGTTCGACTATCATACAGCATTGGGGATTATACCAAGTGCCAGGGCTCAAGGTAGAAGCCGATTGGAGAATATTGTAACCACCAGAAACCAGAGCGGGGTTAAGCATCATAACCCTCTATGGAAAATGCATCTAGCATATACATGTACAATTCTTGAGGCCCaacgaaaaaaaaaactgtggGTCAAGTCTCATGCGGACGACCAACTAGCAGTAGAAGTCTTTGGACATATCATGGTCAGCTCTACTCTGATGGATCCAGCTCAATGTTATGGGTTGCTCTTGAGCTTCTTTCGAGgtttcaagtcaaccacaattaCAGTGATATTGTCCTCAGTACCCTTCTTCAGTGCAAGCCTCATAAGATAATCAGCAGCGGCTTGTGCAGCAGGATCAGTGGATTCATCACTTCCATCACACAATGATGATGTGACACTATTGTTCTTGTGCCACATTTGGATTTGCCGACGCGCAACTTTGCATGCCTCTTCATTCGTCACTACATCCCACAATCCATCACTTGCAAGAATGAGGCAGTCGTCATCTTTCGCCCTAGGAAAGACCGTAACTTCTGGTTTTGGAACGACGAATGGTTTCAAATACCGGTCCCCTGCAACAAGTGTTTCCAAGTTTAAGTTAGAAAAAGGTGACGAAAATTGGACAAATGCTATCCAACCCACAGAGAAGTCAGCTGAACTGTTGGTTCAACTAAATTTTCTTTTAAAATTGGAGGAACAATATTGTCTGAGAGTTTAGCACAATGGTGCATCTGATTTTAAGATGGCAATGAATGTTAACATTTCCAAACAAGATCCATTGATGGTTAGCCATGGTCCAAGCTGCAAGTGCCACTTGCAGGAATCATGACATGAGGTACCTTTGTCGTGTCGATTAAAGATGGCTTTTCTACTACGGAGAACTTCATTTCCTAATCACATCTGCATTCTGTGTTCTATACCATAGAAATATACTTAAAGCTTATTTTACAACTTCATTGATTGGATTAGAGCCAATATCCAGATGTCAAATCCCAGAACATGATTTCAGCAGAGCTTTAAGTCTGTCATGCTTGCTATCTCGAATAGAAACAAGCAGTTTAAACCAAATCGCTGATAGAGTAAGGACTTTTTTTAATATATAGAACAGCTACAACATGGTAATTGTAAACGAGGGCAGATAAAAACAGCTCATCTTCCTAAATGGAAGCATGGCATTTAGCAAAATCACCATGCTACAGAGTATAGTACAGAGTCTTTCAACAAAATGACTTCTAGGGAAAAATTGCCTAGGTCAATATGAAACCTTATTCCATTAGATTGAAGATGATTCTCTACATCATATAGAGCGATAATAATACCACAAAAACTAATTCCTACAGCAACTGGTTGCTTAGATTTGATCTTAGAACTTCCACAAAGTCCTATTACACCTAACTAAGATACTTAACAACAAGCAGCAACAGCATAAGCATTTTTCATGTTGCTACAACTGTAATTTCCATCCCACTTAAAAAAAGTCATTCTACCAAGATCTAGCTGAGGAACCAATATACATACCAATCGATCTTGACATAGCAAGTATACCGGAGACCCGGTAGCCGTTCCATTGGATGACCTTGCCTCCCAGGGCCTCAATCCTCGCCCGCTCATCCTTCCTGTCAGGCTGAAGCAACCAAGGGTCAATCACATGAACACCATAAGCATCATGGCTAAGAAAATGAAAAAGCTCACCTTGTGATCAATCGACAGCTCTACGGGCTCTTTTCCACGGCAGAGGACGACCCGCGAATCCCCGCAGTTGGCGACCACCACATGGGACGAGCACACTACAGCGACAACCGCAGTCGAGCCCACGTTCTCGGCAGCCACCGGCCGTGACTCCTGGACGCCACCGACGAGCCTGCTCGCCTGCCCTGACACCTCGTCATCCAGCCTCTGGAAACACCTGGTGAACAGCTCGTCCCAGTGCTCCTTCATGTCCACCTCGCTCGTCTCCCCCAAATCCTTGCCGAGTAGCCTCAGCTCCTGCCGCAACAGCACCTGCAGCCTCTCCCGGCAGTAGTTGGCCACCTGTACATCGACAAGAAGCAACGGATCAGGTGTCATCGATTGGAGCGGCTTTTGAAGGCTCCCAAGCCCGCGGGCTTACCTCGGCGCCGCCGTGGCCGTCAAAGACGCCGAACAGGTGCGCCGGCAGGCGGAGCGCGTCAGCGTCGAGGCCCAGGCCGTCGAGGTCGCGGCGGCTGGCGAGCAGGCGCACCGGCACGTCGGCGAAGCGCGGGGCCGCGGCGCAGGCGTCCTCCATCTCGGCGCTGCGGCCGCGCGTGGACGCGCAGCCCCAGACCGGCGCGCAGTCCATGAGGTAGACGCTCCtcttgccgccggcgccggcgccggcggcagcgAGATCCAGCTTCTCGGTCCCCGGCGCGCATTCCGCGGCGGCGGAGGCCGCCTCGTCATCCACgcagatcgccgccgccgccgccatcacgAAATCGCAGCAAAAACCCCGCCGGTCCCCAACCCGCTCGTCCCTTGCCCAACCGCGGCGCCGGAGAACCACCGCCACCGCGAGAGGCGGCCACCAGGCACGCACCTGAGACGCGAGGAAGCGGCGGGCGGACGGGCCGGCCTTGCAGTAGGAGGAGCGGCGTGGTATGGCTACAGACTACAGTCTCGGTGGGGTGGGTGATGGGGAAGCCGAGGAGGAGGGTGGAGTGGGTGGGGTGGTGTGGTGCGCGCGCGcgtggggggagagagagaggggtaggggaggggggggaaagaaggggggtgggggggggagggagggggaagAAGCGAGGTGGGAGGAGGGATTGGCCCGGGGCCCGCGAGCGGCAGGTCTCCCCGACTCGTCACGCCGCTAGGGAGGGTCCGCGTGGCGGGTCGCTTGATATTTGTCGCGTACTAGTACTCGCGTGCGcgccccctctccctctctcctctctctctctctctctcctagtcGGCCATACTCCGTACCTCCCCTGGTTTCTGCTACCTTCACCTTCACGCCACCCGGGGCACACCTGTTGCACTCCCACTCGCTCGCACGTGGGTCGCTGTGCCTGTGCGTGACCACTTCGTGCCGGTTTGTCAGTGCTGTAGGAGTGgcactgctctgctctgctctggtCCTGCCTGCGTGATGCGACTAGGCGCATGTTCGATCTTCACGAGAAGCCTGACACTTGTAGGGGTACGGATTTTTCATAGATGGTATGAGCCATGTTTTCGGTGCTCACTACGCTTTGAAAAGATATATTTGTATCTGCAACATACCAGTGAAATTTTCTGGAGTTCCTAGAGTATCTAAtaaggtccagtttagttccctctcaaaataccaaattttttaagatttttccgtcacatcgaatctttggacgcatgcataaagtattaaatataaataaaaaaataaactaattacacagtttagatgaaatccactagacgaatcttttaagcctaattagactatgattggacactaattactaaataacaacgaaaactgctacaatgtcattttgccaaaaatttcggcATCTAAACCGTCCCTAAGCTCTTATTGGTACTTTGGATTTTATACATTTCTTTTTCACAGACCACTCTTTGAACTCGTAGCATCCTCGAGTGAAATGCCAAATAATGGAGTATATATCAATTATTATCAGTCTAATAATAATTCACTCATAATAAATATCTGATATGTGAGCTAAGCTGCATATGGATCATTATATATTATCCTTTTCATTCTGCTCTCTTATGTTTTTTGCTTGACAAGTTTAATAGCGAAGCACGAGTTGGGCTATTCAATCACGGTGTTTATTTTGATTGTCGTATTTATATACAAGTCATATCTTTTTTTTTGTGATGCTGCAACATCAAGAATTTCCTGGACTGAGCATATTACTTAGGAGTATCTAGACTTTAAACGTACAGTATTTGCAACTACTATCATATAGGAGTAGTTAAGTTTTGGCTAATATAGACAGAAGAATTTCATGGACTTTCATATAGGATTTTATCCTCGTCGGGCAGTTTGAGTGATTGTAGGACAAAAAATATTCCTCCCATTTAATTTAATATAAAGATTTGTGGGACAAACCGTATAGGcccgttcgttggtctgaaacttggctgaaactgactgaaaaacactgttctggctaaaatattatgagagaaaacaCTATTCCAACTAAAAAAAGAAGTTAAACAAACCAAATTTCAGACCAACCGAATGAGGCCAGATTATTATAGCCAGCACAGTTCGAGCTAATAGAGATGTTGGCTTTAGGAAAAGTGATAGGATAGATAGATAAGGCACCTGTGAAACTACCATCGTTCCATCACAAGCTAAAATTCACAGCGTGTATCGTCGGTTGCCGGAATTTGCCAGAAGGTCTAGGGCAGAATCCAAATGCATCCTAAGTTCTTTCCTGCCCATAAATTTTGCAAAATTATGTCTTTTACCAAGATATCTCCCAAGGACGTTGATCCCAAGACACCTCGCCATAGGGTGACGCGTAGCATTTGCCGTGTTATCCCTCCCAAAGCCAGGAGTAAAAATTGTTGTCTATTCCAATATAGTACTGAGTGAAAGCATCTAAATTTGACTtacttttatataaaaagtatgAATATTTATAGTAGTAACCAATTCTTCATTGAATACCAGTATCTATTTTGTGCCATAAATTataactagggccttgtttagatcaccttcaaatttcaagttttttcactctctccctcatcacattaatttttagccgtttgcatggagcattaaatataagtaaaaaataactaattgcacagtttagttggaaattacgagatgaatcttttgagattagttgatccacgattggataatatttaccaaataagacgaaagtgctactattcatcgggttgaaattttttgcaatctaaacatggcctagaaGAATTTTTCATGCGTTGCTACTGGTATATATCCAACTTGGACGCATAGTTGGTGGCGTGGGGTGCATTAAAGGAGCTAAGTGGAGAACAATACGGTGCATCTTGATGGTTTGGTGGCTCGACAGCAAATGCAATTTAGTGTTCTGAAGTTACATATGATCGGGCTCGCGAATACAATTTAGTGTCtatacttaggccttgtttagttggcgaaattttcgGCGAAATGGTACTGCAGCACTTttattgttatttgataattagtgttcaatcatagtctaattaggcttaaaaagatttgtctcgtgaattttgtctaaactgtgtaattagttttattttttatttatatttaatgcttcatgcattgCGTCCAAATATTCAattgacggggaatcttgaaaatttttgtaaaattttgagaactaaacaggcacttagTGACTTGGTTGGGCTCAGTGATGACGTGGCCTCACGAAATCTTAAAGAAATAAGTagtggggttttgctttataagagtataagattATAATATGTTTTCAGGTAAAAGCATCTTAAATTTGATTTAGTTTTATATAAAACATTAAAATTTATGGTACTAAACAATACTACTACGTATCTATACTATAGTATATAACGATCTCTCTCACAAACCACTGTTACCAGCACAGCTGATATGAACAGTAACGGGTTTTTTTATAAGCAGTACAGGGTCCACAGATAAACATTAACGGGTTTTTAATAAACAGTAGCGGGTTTATGAACACTGCTTTACCGATTCTATGACAGTGACGGTTACTATGAACAGTATTTAACCCATTAACGAAGACAAACAGcctatttccttttttttttataCGCCTCAATACAAATCTTTTTTCTCCACTATTGCCCGCGCATAGCGCGGGGTTCCCTTCTAGTTATTGAGTAatttactgctgctgctgctatgctgctagcttcttctgctgctactactactacaataCTACTACAGTAGTGTTCCAGCTAAAATTGAGATTGGAATACAGGTAGTAACATTTTCTTGTCCATAGCAGTATATGCAGCTAGTATAGGCAAACAGTATTACTACCAAAGTAAAACTACCAGAGCACTAGGTGTTATATTATTATGACACACCATCCAGGGACCAGCCAACGCGTGCGTCCGCGCGTGGTAAACCCCCTGTGGTGCCGCCTACTAGCCCCTAGCCGAGATGATCTCCATCCGATCCGACCATCCCGATCCCTTTCGCCCTTCTTATGACCATCGCCCCTCAGCCTGACACGTTGCGTCCGCTCAAGGTCGGAGGCGGAGCCCCTCCTCTCATCTTTCAAGGTAGCGGGGTCCACGCCTCCCCCAGCGACCCAATCGGAGCCCAGCCACTTGGCCACGTCGGACGCGAGAAAAGCGTGCCTTCTCTTTCCGAGAGAGAGACGGTCAGACGAACGACGCGATCGCCTGTGCTTTACGCCGGCGGGCCGGCGGCGGCTGCCGTGTGCGACGCGCCGATCGCCACACGCCGGACACGCAAGCTAGCAGTGGCTCCGTTCACATGGTCTGAActggctgaaactagctgaaaaatactgttccggctggattgttgtgagagaaaaaatactgttctgggctaaaaaaaagccgaacaagccgaatatggggtaagccgacaCAGAACCACGTATCGCCGTTCCCGGCCGGATCGGAATAGCGCTTGATCGCAGATACGGTACCGGACGTCGGGATCATCGTAGCTGCTCACTCGATCGACAAAACCGTCACGGGCGCCGACAGCGACGCCTACTATCTAATACGCGGGCCGCGGCTACATACATACGTGCACACAGTTACTATTCTTTGTACATACATGTGGGGTACACGAAAAAGGTGGCCGTACGTGCGATGCGAGCAGGGGGGGGGGGTAAGGAGGATGGAGCGGTTGAGCTGGTAGGTTCGTCGCGCCGGCCGGGTCGTCTCGTCAGCGTCACGTCGCCAAGCGAGGGCTCCAGAAGTAGGCGTAGGCCTCCGTATCGTATCGTGGTGCCATCCATTCCATATACAGTAGTATGTG
This genomic interval carries:
- the LOC136511957 gene encoding protein phosphatase 2C 50-like, whose amino-acid sequence is MAAAAAICVDDEAASAAAECAPGTEKLDLAAAGAGAGGKRSVYLMDCAPVWGCASTRGRSAEMEDACAAAPRFADVPVRLLASRRDLDGLGLDADALRLPAHLFGVFDGHGGAEVANYCRERLQVLLRQELRLLGKDLGETSEVDMKEHWDELFTRCFQRLDDEVSGQASRLVGGVQESRPVAAENVGSTAVVAVVCSSHVVVANCGDSRVVLCRGKEPVELSIDHKPDRKDERARIEALGGKVIQWNGYRVSGILAMSRSIGDRYLKPFVVPKPEVTVFPRAKDDDCLILASDGLWDVVTNEEACKVARRQIQMWHKNNSVTSSLCDGSDESTDPAAQAAADYLMRLALKKGTEDNITVIVVDLKPRKKLKSNP